The sequence ATATTGGCCTCATCCATATGGGGGTTTTTTTCAAGTACTTTAAAAATAATTTCCTTGACTTCTTCTTTGGTCCATATCGGTGTAAGCCCTATTTGGGCGACCGAGGACCAAAGCCGGTCAATATGCGCATCAAGGCAGTGGGGACTGCCCCTAAAGGTTCTGATAACGTCGCAAACTGCATAGCCCCTGAGTACGGCCAGATCATCCACAGGAATCACCGCTTTATCCCAGGGCACAAATTTTCCATCCACATAAACTGTTTTCAATGCAAAAGCCCTTTGTAAAATTGAAAAATACGGCAAGTTATAGTAAAAAACGGTATGTAATATACGCACGCTCAGGGCATGTTTCAATTGGAAAATAAAAATAGAGCCGGAATAAAAGAGGAGAAAACACATGGAATTGATTGCAGGCATTCAATACAATATTAAGGGTGTTATCCTGGCGTTAAGAACACCGTCACTTTTAATCCTCGGACTGATAAGATTTCTAGTGGTCTTACTGTTGGCCCTTGTCTTGTCCGGCATGGTGCTTTACTGGCACAATGACATTTTTTCCATGATATGGCAGATGCCCGAATCCCGGTGGTTGATCTGGTTGTGGCACCTTGTCTCCTGGCTTCTGACGTTTTTTTTGATGGCATTTTCCATGCTGGCCGCCTATCTGATTTCCCAGATTTTTTTCTGTGTTTTTATCATGGATTACATGTCCCGGATTACAGAGCGAATGGTGCTTGGACAGGAAGCCCAGGGAGCCGATATTTCCATATTCGGGTTGTTTTTGTATCTGATTCGCCAGGAAATTCCCAGGGCGGTGGTGCCTGTACTGATATCGGTTGTCCTGATGATTATAGGGTTGTTTACGCCTTTAAGCCTTGCCATTATAGCCATCTCATCGGTGGTGGCAGGGGTTTTTTTGGCTTGGGACAATACGGATCTTGTCCCTGCCAGGCGCATGGTGCCGTTTAAAGAGCGGTTTAAATTCTTAAGGAAGAATTTATTTTTCCACATCGGCTTCGGCCTGTTGTTTCTTGTGCCCTGGATCAATATCCTTTTTCTTTCATTTGCCCCGGTAGGCGCTACCTTATATTATATAGATAAAGACAAAAAAACGCATGACGGTAGAATTAATTTGTAAAAAAGCAGACCGGCAAGCACAGGAAAAAGGTACATCTGAGGTTCAACCTGATATAGAACCGGTCATTTTGTGCAAAAATTGCAACGCATTTGTGACAAAACCGGAATTTGCCGTACATAGCGAGCATGGGTTTTCCCAGACCTTTGCTAATCCGGCCGGATATGTATTTGAGATCGGTTGTTTTGCCACAGCGCCGGGGTGTGGTGAAGGATCAGCGCCGTCCAACGAGTTTTCATGGTATCCCGGATATGAGTGGTGTATTGGCATATGCCGCAATTGTGCCGTCCAGCTTGGATGGGTTTTCCTGCCGGTCCGACAAGGCCGGGGTTCAAAATTTTATGGGCTGGTTTTGGACCATCTTATTTTTCCATAATATGCATGCCGCAATTTTTGTCTCGGCAACATGGATAAAATTGACAAGCAACTATCTAAAATACAAAAGAGTTGTTGTTTTTTTCAATAATGTAGTCCTTCAAACAAAGAGTTGCAACGCTGTCACAGCATTAATAAGTAATCATTTTACATGTGATTTATTATCTGATATAGAATCTTTGGTTAAATAAAATATAGGTAGATAGCAGTTCCACCGTGCCTTGAGGGTACCTAATTTTGACTGCTCAATGCCAGATCGAGCAGCATTAAATAAGATAGGGATATTGGCTATGAGTTTTCGAAAAAAACTTGTTCTCGAGAATTTCGCTGTTCCGATAATTTCTTTTGAAAATATCAATAGTCCTTTTTGTGATACCCGCAGCCGACAATTTTATGACCATTTCGCTGTTACAACGTTGTCATACAGATATAAATACACGTCTGTCTGCAGCGCTGTACGGCAGGGTATTGGCACAATCCGTTGATGATCTAGGCAAGAAAGCATCCATTGCCTGTTTTGTATATGATACACGTTTACAGGAGATGGATACACATGGATATTAACTGATAACGTTAAGGTTACACATGCAAAAAATTAAACAAGACGAAAAACGCGTGCTCGTCATTGGCGGTGGCGTTGGCGGCATCAAGGCGGCCCTTGATCTTTCCGAGTCCCGGAAAAAGGTCCTGCTCATTGATTCCGACTATGCCATTGGTGGATTAATGACCCAGCTGGACCGCACTTTTCCAACCAATAATTGCGATTTATGTACAGTGTCTCCCCATCTGTCCGCAAAATCCAGGGAAAAGTTTCTTGAGGTCAGCACAATGACAGAGCTAACCAGCCTGTCCGGAGAGGCCGGTGATTTTACGGCCACATTGAAAACCGCTCCCCGGTACATTGACATTGACAAATGTACAGCCTGTGGTGAGTGTCTGAAAAAATTTCCAGAAGCCGTTCGGTTTACCCCGGGGCTTGATCCCAGGGCGCCTACGTGTATGCGGTATCCCCAGGCTACACCCTATGCCTATTCCATTGATATGGAAAAGATAGATGATGTCGAGGCGCTTAAGGCTGTCTGCAAAGCTGGGGCCATTGTACCCGATGACAGTGAGCAGGAAATCCAGGTCAATGTCGCATCTGTTGTCCTAAGCGTGGGCGCAGATCTGTTTGATCCAAGTGTTCTGGATAATTACGGCGGCGGTAAATTTGACAATGTGCTTCCCGGTCTTGAATATGAACGGATTATGTCCGCATCCGGGCCTTTCCAGGGCAATCTGGTACGAAAGTCAGACCAGCAGCGGCCTAAAAAAGTTGCCTGGATACAGTGTGTGGGATCCAGGGGCATTAACGAAAATGATGTTCCCTATTGCTCAAGTGTATGCTGCATGTACGCCCTTAAAGAGGCCATTGTTACCAAGGAGCGTTTTGGTGATGATATTGAAACCACCATTTTCTTTATGGACATGCGGACTTTTGGTAAGGACTACGAGGAGTACTTCAATCGTGCCAAGGAAGATTACGGTATCCGTCTAATCCGTTGCAAGCCCCATACCGTCATTGAACTGCCTGATAAATCGCTCGAGATCACCTATGCCAGAGAAGAGCTGTCAGCCATGGAAAAAGAGGAATTTGACATGGTTGTGCTCTCCACCGGTTTCAGACCCAGCCGGAAAACCATTGAGCTGGCCGGGACACTCGGCATTGATTTAAACGAACACAATTTTGCCAAATCCGGCACCATTGATCCTGTGACAACCTCTAAAGACGGTGTGTATGTTTGCGGTGTTTTTGAAAGCCCCAAAGATATTCCTGAAACCATGGTTCAGGCGTCAGCTGCAGCTTCCATAGCAGGCGCGGCCTTGGAAAGTGAGGAATGGGTTGATGAATCCGCTACCCTTTATCCGCCCCAAAGAGATGTTGACGGCGAAGATCCCAAAATCGGTTTCTTTATTGTTGACAGTGACGGAGAAATCGCTCAGGCCCTGGATATTGATAAAATTATAGAAAATGCCAAAGCCAATACTGACGTGGCCGTGGCAGAGGCGTTTCAACTGAGCTGCTCCTTTGAGTCCATGGAAAAGATTGAAGGCCTGATCAAGGAACACAATTTGAATCGCGTGGTCATTGGTTCCGGTTCCCCAAGGATTCAGGAGACAATGTTCCAGGACATGCTCAGACGTGCAGGGCTCAACGCCTACCTGCTTGAGGTTGTTAACTTAAGAGACCAGAATGCCTGGGTGCACAATGACGCTCCGGCCAAATCCCTTGAAAAAGCATTTAAGCTGGTTCAGATGGGTATATCCGGTGTCAGAAAAGCAAAACCCCTGACTGAAAATATGCTTCCCACAAGCCAGAATGCCCTTGTTGTGGGTGGTGGGGTAACCGGTATGACATCTGCCCTTGAACTGGCAGACCAGGGCACGCTCACCTACCTGGTGGAAAAAGCCCCGGTACTGGGCGGCCAGGCATTGAACCTGTCCCAAACCATCGAAGGTGATGATGTGGCAGCCTTTGTCAAGGATCTTGTGGACAAGGTGTCTACCCACGAAAATATCAAGGTCTTTACTGACACAGTCGTTGCAGAACACGCAGGTGTGCCCGGAAATTTTACTACCGGCATCGAAACCGGCGGGGGCAATGCGTGTGAACAGATTGATCACGGCGTCACTATCCTTGCCACAGGCGCAAAGCCCAACCGCCCTGCCGTATATGGCTTAGGCGAACTTGACAATGTCATGACCCAGCTTGATCTTGACGGCATCCTTGAAAATGATGAAAGTAAAATCAAGGCCATGGAACAGGTGGTTATGATCCAATGTGCCGGTTCCAGGGAAGCGGATAACCCCAACTGCTCACGGATCTGCTGCCAGGCAGCCGTTAAAAATGCCCTGCGTCTTCTGGACGTGAACCCTGATATTGAAGTGTTTGTGCTTTACAGGGATATTCGGACTTACGGGTTCTGGGAAGATTATTATAAAACGGCCCGGGATAAAGGTGTGAAGTTTATTCGTTTTGACTTGGAAAACCGTCCGGTTGTCCGGGAAGAAGCGGGTAAGACCATTGTCCGTGCCCATGATTTCATTCTGGGACAAGACATTGAGATTGAAGCCGACTGTGTGGCTTTAAGCACCGGTTTTGTTGCCGACGCGGATACCAACAACAAACTATGCAGCCTGTTCAATCTGCCTAAAACCGAAGACGGTTTTTTCCTGGAAGACCATGTGAAGCTTAAACCCGTTGATATGGCGTTACACGGGTTCTTTTTGGCCGGTACGGCCCACTCTCCCAAGGTGATCCGTGAAAGCATCACCCAGGCCCATGCGGTTGCAGGCAGGGCCAGAACCATGCTGGCAAATAAAGAGGTTACCCTGGGGGCTGCCTATGCCACGGTTGATCCGGTCTTGTGTGCAGTCTGCCTGATTTGTGTTAGAGCCTGTCCTTATGATGTTCCTTTTATAAATAATGAACGGCATTCAGAAATTGATCCGGCCAAGTGCCGCGGCTGCGGAATCTGTGCTGCCGAGTGTCCGGCCAAGGCCATTCAGTTAAGGGCCTGGGAAGATGACCAGATAATGGCTAAACTTGATGGTTTATTTGAGAGGTAAAACTAATGGATAATTTTGAACCGGAAATCGTTGCCTTTTGCTGTCATTATTGTGCATATACCGCAGCAGATATGGCCGGCACCAAGCGGATTTCATATCCGTCCAATGTAAAAATCATACGGGTTCCCTGCACAGGCAAAGTGGATGCCATCCACCTGTTGAAAGCCCTTGAAAAAGGGGCTGACGGTGTATATATAGCGGCTTGTCTGGAAGGGGACTGTCATTTTAAAGACGGTAATCTGCGTGCAGTAGCCCATGTGGAAAAGATCAAAAAAACCCTGGAAGATCTGGGTTGGGAGCCCGAACGTGTGGCCATGATGAACTTTTCCGCAGCTATGGGGCAACAGTTTGCCCAGGCGGCCGAAGAATTTACAGAAAAGATTAAAGCTATAGGGCCAAACCCGGCCTGTCAGGCCGCAAGTTAGGGCGTTTAAAAAAAGCGGTTAATGCAATTTTAAAATTTGTTGCATACGCTTGACTTGCCTAACACAATGAAAGAGATTTAACGGGTCATTTTTTATATAAAAACTTTTGGAGATTAAAACATGATAACAGCAGAACAAAAACCCCTGCAGGAAATTCTCGGGTACATTGCGCCCTATGAAAAAATACTTGTGGTCGGCTGTAACGAATGTGTTACCGTTTGTGCAGCAGGCGGCAGAAAAGAGGTGGGGCTTCTGTCTTCCGCCATTCGCCTGAACAGTGCCAAAGAGGGTAAAAAGATTGAGGTTTTGGAACACACCCTGGAACGCCAATGCGATCCGGAATATGTTGACCAGCTCGCGGAATTCTCCGGCAAAGTGGACGCCGTTGTTTCCCTGGCCTGTGGCTGCGGGGTTCAGACCGTTGCTGCCCAGTATCCCATTCCGGTTTTTCCAGGAGTCAATACCACGTTCATGGGCGCGTCCGAAAGCCAGGGTATCTGGGTCGAGCGCTGTATGGGTTGTGGTGACTGCATGCTGGGGATCACCGGCGGCATCTGTCCCGTTGTACGTTGTTCAAAAAGCATCATGAACGGCCCCTGCGGCGGCTCGGTTGGCGGGAAATGTGAGATCAGCCCGGATGTGGATTGTGCATGGCAATTGATCTGGGATCGCCTGGTTGAACTGGGTCTACAGGATCGGTATGAAGACCTTGTTGCGGCAAAGGACTGGCGGCCTGCAGGCGGCGGCGGACCTAGAAAAATTATCCGGGAGGACTTGGCATCATCCAAAATTATCACGGAGGACAATGCATAATGAAAACTGAAAGCAGACTGGAAAAAGTACTGGCCTCAGGCCAACTGGCTGTGACCTCTGAAGTTGGTCCTCCCAGAGGTTGTAATATTGATATTGTCAAAGAAAAAGCCAACAAGATCAAGGATTATGTAGACGGCATAAACATCACGGATAATCAGACCGCCATGGTCAGGATGTCCTCCATTGCCGCCGGCGTTGCTATTAAACAGATGGGACTTGACCCCATTATTCAGATGGTATCCAGGGACAGAAACCGTCTTGCCATGCAGTCCGACATCCTCGGTGCTTATGCCCTTGGTTGCAACACCATGCTTTGCCTGTCCGGCGATCATCCCCAGTTTGGCGACCACCCCATGGCAAAACCCGTATATGACATTGACTCCATTAATATGATTAAAATGGTCAAAGATATGCGCGATGAAGCCAAGTTCCAGGGGGGAGCAGATATTACGGAACCGCCCAAAATGTTCATTGGTGCGGCTGCCAATCCCTTTGCCGACCCATTTGAACTGCGTGTCATGCGTCTGGCCAAGAAAGTAGCGGCTGGTGTGGATTTCATCCAGACCCAGTGTATCTTTAACACCGCTAAGTTTGAAGAGTGGATGAAACAGGTGGTTGACCGCGGTCTGGATGAGAAAGTGGCTATCCTTG comes from uncultured Desulfobacter sp. and encodes:
- a CDS encoding EI24 domain-containing protein, encoding MELIAGIQYNIKGVILALRTPSLLILGLIRFLVVLLLALVLSGMVLYWHNDIFSMIWQMPESRWLIWLWHLVSWLLTFFLMAFSMLAAYLISQIFFCVFIMDYMSRITERMVLGQEAQGADISIFGLFLYLIRQEIPRAVVPVLISVVLMIIGLFTPLSLAIIAISSVVAGVFLAWDNTDLVPARRMVPFKERFKFLRKNLFFHIGFGLLFLVPWINILFLSFAPVGATLYYIDKDKKTHDGRINL
- a CDS encoding hydrogenase iron-sulfur subunit, translated to MDNFEPEIVAFCCHYCAYTAADMAGTKRISYPSNVKIIRVPCTGKVDAIHLLKALEKGADGVYIAACLEGDCHFKDGNLRAVAHVEKIKKTLEDLGWEPERVAMMNFSAAMGQQFAQAAEEFTEKIKAIGPNPACQAAS
- a CDS encoding methylenetetrahydrofolate reductase C-terminal domain-containing protein; this encodes MITAEQKPLQEILGYIAPYEKILVVGCNECVTVCAAGGRKEVGLLSSAIRLNSAKEGKKIEVLEHTLERQCDPEYVDQLAEFSGKVDAVVSLACGCGVQTVAAQYPIPVFPGVNTTFMGASESQGIWVERCMGCGDCMLGITGGICPVVRCSKSIMNGPCGGSVGGKCEISPDVDCAWQLIWDRLVELGLQDRYEDLVAAKDWRPAGGGGPRKIIREDLASSKIITEDNA
- a CDS encoding FAD-dependent oxidoreductase encodes the protein MQKIKQDEKRVLVIGGGVGGIKAALDLSESRKKVLLIDSDYAIGGLMTQLDRTFPTNNCDLCTVSPHLSAKSREKFLEVSTMTELTSLSGEAGDFTATLKTAPRYIDIDKCTACGECLKKFPEAVRFTPGLDPRAPTCMRYPQATPYAYSIDMEKIDDVEALKAVCKAGAIVPDDSEQEIQVNVASVVLSVGADLFDPSVLDNYGGGKFDNVLPGLEYERIMSASGPFQGNLVRKSDQQRPKKVAWIQCVGSRGINENDVPYCSSVCCMYALKEAIVTKERFGDDIETTIFFMDMRTFGKDYEEYFNRAKEDYGIRLIRCKPHTVIELPDKSLEITYAREELSAMEKEEFDMVVLSTGFRPSRKTIELAGTLGIDLNEHNFAKSGTIDPVTTSKDGVYVCGVFESPKDIPETMVQASAAASIAGAALESEEWVDESATLYPPQRDVDGEDPKIGFFIVDSDGEIAQALDIDKIIENAKANTDVAVAEAFQLSCSFESMEKIEGLIKEHNLNRVVIGSGSPRIQETMFQDMLRRAGLNAYLLEVVNLRDQNAWVHNDAPAKSLEKAFKLVQMGISGVRKAKPLTENMLPTSQNALVVGGGVTGMTSALELADQGTLTYLVEKAPVLGGQALNLSQTIEGDDVAAFVKDLVDKVSTHENIKVFTDTVVAEHAGVPGNFTTGIETGGGNACEQIDHGVTILATGAKPNRPAVYGLGELDNVMTQLDLDGILENDESKIKAMEQVVMIQCAGSREADNPNCSRICCQAAVKNALRLLDVNPDIEVFVLYRDIRTYGFWEDYYKTARDKGVKFIRFDLENRPVVREEAGKTIVRAHDFILGQDIEIEADCVALSTGFVADADTNNKLCSLFNLPKTEDGFFLEDHVKLKPVDMALHGFFLAGTAHSPKVIRESITQAHAVAGRARTMLANKEVTLGAAYATVDPVLCAVCLICVRACPYDVPFINNERHSEIDPAKCRGCGICAAECPAKAIQLRAWEDDQIMAKLDGLFER
- a CDS encoding cereblon family protein; this encodes MTVELICKKADRQAQEKGTSEVQPDIEPVILCKNCNAFVTKPEFAVHSEHGFSQTFANPAGYVFEIGCFATAPGCGEGSAPSNEFSWYPGYEWCIGICRNCAVQLGWVFLPVRQGRGSKFYGLVLDHLIFP
- a CDS encoding methylenetetrahydrofolate reductase, which gives rise to MKTESRLEKVLASGQLAVTSEVGPPRGCNIDIVKEKANKIKDYVDGINITDNQTAMVRMSSIAAGVAIKQMGLDPIIQMVSRDRNRLAMQSDILGAYALGCNTMLCLSGDHPQFGDHPMAKPVYDIDSINMIKMVKDMRDEAKFQGGADITEPPKMFIGAAANPFADPFELRVMRLAKKVAAGVDFIQTQCIFNTAKFEEWMKQVVDRGLDEKVAILAGITPMKSLGMAKYMKSKVPGMDIPDEVIDRLAGVDKDKQAEEGIKMAIEQMQRLKECKGVKGFHIMAIEWEEKVPELVEGAGLSPRPQV